In one Solanum dulcamara chromosome 1, daSolDulc1.2, whole genome shotgun sequence genomic region, the following are encoded:
- the LOC129889798 gene encoding uncharacterized protein At5g65660-like, translated as MLDNSLSSSSSRPTIAFPLGLALLVLVLVCISGLFSCCYHWNKLQSLLCYEDDQSSSDDDSVVSPNPKSIQVEHKNGNESLIVLMPGDDVPKFVALPTPRRSTLQIETLSSQFM; from the exons ATGTTGGATAATTCTTtgtcgtcgtcgtcgtcgcggCCTACGATAGCTTTTCCTCTAGGTCTAGCTCTTCTTGTCCTTGTCCTTGTTTGTATAAGTGGATTATTTTCTTGTTGCTACCATTGGAATAAGCTTCAATCCCTTCTTTGTTATGAAGATGATCAATCCTCATCAGATGATGATTCAGTTGTTTCACCTAATCCTAAGTCTATACAG GTGGAGCACAAAAATGGTAATGAGAGCTTGATAGTATTGATGCCCGGAGATGATGTTCCAAAATTTGTGGCTTTGCCTACTCCCCGTCGCTCTACTCTCCAAATCGAAACGCTttcgtctcaatttatgtag